The following proteins come from a genomic window of Populus nigra chromosome 6, ddPopNigr1.1, whole genome shotgun sequence:
- the LOC133697042 gene encoding cytosolic endo-beta-N-acetylglucosaminidase 1-like translates to MLISLLRAYINRQTLVTLYNFLSRILNKMNSNAPPQDQESPTTDHPPQFDPSQPSIPISYPIKTLEELETRSYFESFHCPFNKSSVPLKPKSLPNRPRLLVCHDMQGGYVDDKWVQGGTNPDAYAIRHWYLIDVFVYFSHSLVTLPPPCWTNTAHRHGVKVLGTFITEWDEGRLICNKLLATKESAQMYAERLAELAIDLGFDGWLINIEVNLLEEQISNLEEFVSHLTHTMHSSMPESLVIWYDSVITTGHLRWQDQLNEKNKLFFDICDGIFVNYTWKSNYPDLSAAVAGDRKFDVYMGIDVFGRKTFGGGQWNTNVALDVLKKANVSAAIFAPGWLYETKQPPDFQTAQNRWWELVAKSWGRVNNYPKLLPFYSNFDQGQGYHISVEGNQLTDAPWNNMSCQGFQPRLEFIDGPTPDAIQFIVDFKEESYNGGGNITFKGTLEENVPFTIRLFQGELLLDNLHLVLTYSVKSKGDSLLGLSLQFSSVLSEKIMVLVAPSEMNGLSHKFSKMIMPSQVSKMASKWIINEGTVAMDGFMLTEIHAVCYRTKSTPGELRSEFRADNQDSAPAPSLAEYFAVLGHITIKNFSGNLFFPPSTSWLTESQYIKYSSISQGFKTVSLKIIWKLKDGNDFLFPKYNIYVEKLTKQVDGNATGTLVNARVYLGAAHVQAFYMSDLPIPSHIGSLRFIIQACAADGTCQELDESPYMLLDVEGQ, encoded by the exons ATGCTGATATCTCTCCTTCGTGCCTACATCAACCGCCAAACCCTAGTCACTCTCTACAATTTCCTTTCTCGAATACTCAACAAAATGAATTCCAATGCCCCCCCACAAGACCAAGAATCCCCCACCACTGATCACCCTCCTCAATTCGACCCATCACAACCCTCCATTCCAATCTCATACCCAATCAAAACCCTTGAAGAGCTTGAAACTCGTTCTTATTTTGAATCTTTTCATTGCCCATTTAACAAATCTTCTGTTCCTTTAAAACCCAAGTCTCTGCCAAATAGGCCCAGGCTTCTTGTTTGCCATGATATGCAAGGAGGTTATGTGGATGACAAGTGGGTTCAAGGAGGCACTAATCCTGATGCTTATGCTATTCGGCATTGGTACTTGATTGATGTTTTCGTTTACTTCTCTCATAGTTTGGTTACTCTGCCTCCTCCTTGCTGGACTAATACTGCTCACAGACATGGTGTCAAG GTGTTGGGCACTTTTATAACAGAATGGGATGAAGGAAGACTTATTTGCAATAAATTGCTTGCAACAAAGGAGTCTGCTCAAATGTATGCTGAGCGATTGGCAGAGCTTGCCATTGATTTGGGCTTTGATGGATGGCTG ATTAATATTGAGGTTAATTTGCTTGAGGAGCAAATTTCTAATCTTGAAGAATTTGTGAGCCATCTGACCCATACAATGCATTCCTCAATGCCTGAATCTTTGGTAATATG GTATGACAGTGTCATAACCACCGGACATCTTAGATGGCAAGATCAACTGAATGAAAAGAACAAACTTTTCTTTGACATATGTGATGGCATATTTGTAAACTACACATGGAAG AGTAACTATCCAGATCTTTCAGCTGCTGTGGCTGGAGATAGAAAGTTTGATGTCTACATGGGAATAGATGTATTTGGAAGAAAAACTTTTGGTGGTGGACAATGGAAT ACAAATGTCGCACTTGATGTACTAAAGAAGGCTAACGTGTCAGCTGCCATATTTGCTCCTGGATGGTTATATGAGACAAAGCAACCACCTGATTTTCAGACTGCTCAAAATCG TTGGTGGGAACTTGTTGCTAAATCTTGGGGAAGAGTAAACAATTATCCTAAATTACTACCCTTTTACTCAAATTTTGATCAG GGTCAAGGCTATCATATTTCTGTCGAGGGAAACCAACTAACAGATGCTCCTTGGAACAACATGTCTTGCCAAGGCTTTCAG CCTCGTCTTGAGTTTATTGATGGACCAACTCCAGATGCTATTCAATTCATTGTTGA CTTCAAGGAGGAATCTTATAATGGGGGAGGAAACATCACATTTAAAGGGACTCTCGAAGAGAATGTTCCTTTCACAATAAGGCTTTTTCAAGGAGAGCTTCTTTTGGACAACCTGCATCTCGTCCTTACATATTCT GTGAAATCAAAGGGGGATTCGCTGCTGGGCCTCTCTCTTCAGTTTTCATCTGTATTGAGTGAGAAGATAATGGTACTTGTTGCACCATCAGAAATGAATGGGTTGTCGCACAAATTCAGTAAAATGATTATGCCAAGTCAAGTTAGCAAAATGGCTTCAAAATGGATCATAAATGAGGGTACTGTTGCAATGGATGGGTTCATGTTAACAGAAATCCATGCTGTGTGCTACAGGACGAAGTCTACACCTGGTGAATTGCGATCTGAATTCAGAGCAGATAACCAAGATAGTGCTCCAGCTCCCAGTCTCGCAGAGTATTTTGCAGTGCTTGGTCACATCACGATTAAAAATTTCTCGGGGAACTTATTTTTTCCTCCCTCAACTTCATGGCTAACCGAGAgtcaatatattaaatatagcTCAATTTCGCAGGGATTCAAAACTGTCAGTTTGAAAATCATTTGGAAACTGAAAGATGGAAATGATTTTCTGTTCCCAAAGTACAATATCTATGTAGAGAAACTAACAAAACAAGTTGATGGAAATGCAACTGGAACATTAGTAAACGCTAGGGTGTACCTTGGGGCGGCACACGTTCAAGCGTTTTATATGTCCGACCTTCCCATTCCCTCACATATCGGTAGTCTCAGATTCATTATCCAAGCGTGTGCTGCTGATGGGACCTGCCAGGAGCTGGACGAATCTCCGTATATGCTACTGGATGTTGAAGGTCAGTAA
- the LOC133697041 gene encoding cytosolic endo-beta-N-acetylglucosaminidase 1-like: MSVPQEHQSSTVDPPPPPPFDPTQPSIPISYPIKTLEDLGSRAYFKSFHYPFNICSVPLENSVLDNRPRVLVCHDMQGGYVDDKWIQGGSNPDAYAIWHWYLIDVFVYFSHNLVTLPPPCWTNTAHRHGVKVLGTFITEWDEGKAICNKLLSTKESAHMYAELLSELAVALGFDGWLLNMEVKLELGQIPNLKEFISHLTQTMHSSLPGSLVIWYDSVTIDGNLRWQNQLNDKNKPFFDICDGIFVNYSWKEDYPRSSAAVAGDRKFDVYMGIDVFGRNTYGGGQWMTNVALDVLKKDDVSAAIFAPGWVYQTKQPPDFQTAQNHWWSLVEKSWGAVKFYPKTLPFYSNFDQGHGYHISVEGGQVSDAPWNNISSQGFQPFLKFTGNPSPDTIEVFVDFKESYRGGGNITFKGTLEGNTDFTTIIFQGELLMDAVPLHITHSVKSEGDSLLGLSLHFSSAANERTSVLLASWGTNQFSRKFSKIIAPCQVNKPRTAPGWTVLESSIEMNGYTLTEIHAVCYRPKHEHSQLRLEHRADGSEDTLTYSPNEYHAVLGHITMNTYKENTYFPPSSSWLVEGHYIKWSSGSQGSKTVSVKIDWKSKDGTDSQFPKYNIYVEKLPKQAVRNHGVGLGGVQEYLGVANVEAFYVSELPIPATTSSLKFIIQVCGVDGVCQNLDDSPYFQLDVKATTVGGRKMFQLFSYVERNNLINPWAHSTNGQQLLGCKSHGKLGIRHFEWFDSLMCERSKAVIRGLLQSTSRMEIRELLRLPSRERKIWVIMILSMVFVILLCTLSNGKWGKETLVFP, translated from the exons ATGTCTGTACCACAAGAGCATCAATCCTCCACCGTGgaccctccccctccccctccatTTGATCCAACTCAGCCATCCATTCCCATCTCCTACCCTATCAAGACCCTTGAAGACTTAGGCTCTCGGGCTTACTTCAAGTCCTTTCATTACCCTTTTAACATATGTTCTGTTCCTCTTGAAAATTCTGTTTTAGATAACAGGCCCAGGGTTCTTGTGTGCCATGATATGCAAGGAGGTTATGTGGATGATAAGTGGATCCAGGGAGGGAGCAATCCTGATGCTTATGCAATTTGGCATTGGTATTTGATTGATGTGTTCGTTTACTTTTCACATAATTTGGTTACTTTGCCTCCTCCTTGCTGGACTAATACTGCTCACCGACATGGGGTTAAG GTGTTAGGGACTTTCATCACAGAATGGGATGAAGGGAAAGCTATCTGCAATAAACTGCTTTCAACAAAAGAATCTGCTCATATGTATGCCGAGCTGTTGTCAGAGCTTGCCGTTGCTTTGGGTTTTGATGGATGGCTG CTCAATATGGAGGTAAAATTGGAGTTGGGGCAGATTCCTAATTTGAAAGAATTTATCAGCCATCTAACCCAGACCATGCACTCCTCATTGCCTGGATCTTTGGTGATATG GTATGATAGTGTTACAATTGATGGAAATCTTAGATGGCAGAATCAactgaatgataaaaataagcCATTCTTTGATATCTGTGATGGCATATTTGTAAACTATTCATGGAAG GAAGACTACCCAAGAAGCTCAGCGGCTGTTGCTGGTGATAGAAAGTTTGATGTCTACATGGGAATAGATGTGTTTGGAAGAAACACTTATGGTGGTGGACAATGGATG ACAAATGTTGCATTGGATGTGCTGAAGAAGGACGATGTATCAGCTGCCATATTTGCACCCGGCTGGGTCTACCAGACTAAGCAACCACCTGATTTTCAAACTGCTCAAAATCA TTGGTGGTCCCTTGTCGAAAAATCATGGGGAGCAGTAAAGTTTTATCCTAAAACCCTACCATTTTACTCAAATTTTGATCAG GGCCATGGTTATCATATTTCTGTTGAAGGAGGCCAAGTGTCAGATGCTCCTTGGAATAACATTTCTTCTCAAGGCTTTCAG CCGTTCCTCAAGTTCACTGGTAACCCAAGTCCTGATACTATTGAAGTCTTTGTAGA TTTCAAGGAATCTTACAGAGGAGGAGGTAATATCACATTTAAAGGGACTCTTGAAGGGAACACAGATTTTACAACGATAATCTTTCAGGGAGAGCTGCTTATGGATGCAGTGCCTCTTCACATAACACATTCT GTAAAATCAGAAGGGGATTCTCTACTGGGACTTTCACTTCATTTCTCTTCCGCTGCAAATGAAAGGACGTCAGTACTTCTTGCATCCTGGGGAACAAACCAATTCTCAAGAAAATTCAGTAAAATCATAGCGCCCTGTCAAGTTAATAAACCAAGAACTGCTCCAGGATGGACTGTACTGGAGAGTAGTATTGAAATGAATGGATACACATTAACAGAAATTCATGCTGTTTGCTACAGGCCAAAGCATGAGCATTCCCAACTGAGGTTAGAACATAGAGCAGATGGCTCTGAGGATACATTAACGTATAGTCCGAATGAGTATCACGCAGTCCTTGGTCACATCACAATGAATACTTATAAAGAGAATACATATTTTCCTCCCTCTAGCTCATGGCTAGTCGAAGGTCATTATATCAAATGGAGTTCAGGTTCCCAGGGTTCCAAGACCGTTAGTGTCAAGATCGATTGGAAATCGAAAGACGGAACTGACTCTCAGTTCCCCAAATACAATATTTATGTCGAGAAGTTACCAAAACAAGCTGTTCGAAATCATGGTGTAGGACTAGGAGGGGTTCAGGAGTACCTTGGAGTGGCAAATGTAGAAGCCTTTTATGTTTCTGAACTTCCAATTCCTGCAACCACTTCTAGCCTCAAATTCATTATTCAAGTCTGTGGTGTAGATGGCGTTTGCCAGAACCTGGATGATTCTCCATATTTTCAACTGGATGTCAAAG CAACGACGGTAGGCGGCAGAAAGATGTTTCAACTCTTCAGCTATGTTGAAAGGAATAACCTAATAAATCCGTGGGCACATTCGACAAATGGACAACAATTACTAGGCTGCAAAAGTCATGGG AAGCTTGGTATTCGGCACTTTGAGTGGTTCGACTCACTAATGTGTGAAAGATCGAAGGCTGTTATTAGAGGGCTTTTGCAGAGTACTTCAAGAATGGAGATCAGGGAGTTGCTGAGGTTGCCCTCAAGAGAGAGGAAAATCTGGGTCATTATGATTCTATCTATGGTTTTTGTCATACTTCTGTGCACATTATCAAATGGGAAATGGGGAAAGGAAACTCTTGTATTTCCCTAA
- the LOC133697848 gene encoding protein trichome birefringence-like 33 has translation MNIKRSLKISKMKQPFTASSSSSSSSSSSSSLIRKARLSPYLLTLLVFIVFVAILYGEDFVCLLGQLDPNLDRPAASRTEKKWEKLPFSMGRTPEGCDFFSGRWVWDDSNRPLYEESECPYIQPQLTCQEHGRPEKDYQHWRWQPHGCDLPSFNATLMLETLRGKRMMFVGDSLNRGQYVSMVCVLHRLIPEDQKSMETFGSLTVFTAKEYNATIEFYWAPFLLESNSDDAVIHRVSDRIVRRGSINKHGKNWKGADIIVFNTYLWWMTGLDIKILQGSFEDETKDIIEVSPEDAYRMAMKSMLRWVRKNMNRKKTRVFFTSMSPTHQKSIDWGGEPGHSCYNETTLVDNATYWGSDCKRSIMEVIGDEFSRSRFPITFLNITLLSNYRKDAHTSIYKKQWSPLTPEQIANPVSYADCVHWCLPGLQDTWNELLFAKLFYP, from the exons ATGAACATTAAACGCAgtcttaaaatttcaaagatGAAGCAACCTTTcactgcttcttcttcttcttcttcttcttcttcgtcatcatcATCTCTGATCAGAAAGGCCCGTCTCTCTCCTTATCTCCTCACTCTATTGGTTTTCATAGTCTTTGTTGCCATTCTTTATGGCGAGGATTTCGTGTGCCTCCTTGGCCAGCTCGACCCCAACCTTGACCGTCCAGCAGCGTCCAGAACCG AGAAGAAGTGGGAGAAGCTACCTTTCTCCATGGGGAGGACCCCAGaaggttgtgatttttttagCGGGAGGTGGGTGTGGGACGATTCAAACCGGCCACTTTATGAAGAATCGGAGTGTCCGTACATACAGCCACAGTTGACATGTCAAGAGCATGGCAGGCCTGAGAAGGATTATCAACACTGGAGATGGCAACCTCATGGCTGTGATCTTCCCAG TTTTAATGCCACATTGATGCTTGAAACCTTACGAGGAAAAAGAATGATGTTTGTTGGTGATTCTTTGAACCGGGGTCAATATGTTTCCATGGTCTGTGTTCTCCACCGACTTATCCCTGAAGACCAAAAATCCATGGAAACATTCGGTTCTTTAACGGTCTTCACTGCCAag GAATACAATGCAACAATTGAGTTCTACTGGGCACCATTTCTCCTTGAATCAAACTCGGATGATGCTGTCATTCATAGAGTATCAGATAGAATTGTGAGGAGAGGTTCAATCAATAAACATGGGAAAAATTGGAAAGGCGCTGATATTATAGTCTTCAATACTTACCTATGGTGGATGACTGGCCTCGACATAAAAATCTT GCAAGGGTCATTCGAAGATGAAACAAAAGATATCATAGAGGTGTCACCCGAGGATGCGTATCGTATGGCAATGAAAAGCATGCTGAGATGGGTGAGAAAGAATATGAACCGCAAGAAAACAAGGGTCTTTTTCACCAGCATGTCACCTACTCATCAAAA GAGCATAGACTGGGGAGGCGAACCGGGTCACAGCTGTTACAACGAAACAACTCTGGTTGACAATGCCACATACTGGGGATCGGATTGCAAGAGAAGCATAATGGAAGTAATCGGAGATGAATTTAGCAGATCAAGATTCCCCATCACATTTCTCAACATCACGCTACTCTCAAATTACCGCAAAGATGCGCATACCTCGATATACAAGAAGCAATGGAGTCCATTGACTCCTGAACAAATTGCTAATCCTGTTAGCTATGCAGATTGTGTGCATTGGTGTTTGCCTGGCCTTCAGGATACCTGGAATGAACTCTTATTTGCCAAGCTGTTCTATCCATAG
- the LOC133696037 gene encoding abscisic acid receptor PYL4-like, translating into MPASLQLQRAAIPATTTTLACHKQSQTTVNTWRVPLTWDAPVPDYVSCHHTRLVGPSQCCSVVVKTINAPVSTVWSVVRRFDNPQAYKHFLKSCHVIDGDGNVGSLREVHVVSGLPAASSTERLEILDDEQHVLSFSVVGGVHRLNNYRSVTTLHASPNGNGTVVVESYVVDVPAGNTKEDTCSFIETIVRCNLQSLAQIAEKMARNVQISSSS; encoded by the coding sequence ATGCCTGCATCACTACAGCTCCAGAGAGCCGCCATCCCCGCCACAACAACCACCCTTGCTTGCCACAAACAATCACAAACCACCGTGAACACATGGCGGGTCCCACTGACATGGGACGCTCCCGTACCTGACTACGTTTCTTGCCACCACACGCGTTTAGTGGGGCCCAGCCAGTGCTGCTCCGTGGTGGTCAAGACCATCAATGCACCAGTCTCCACCGTTTGGTCGGTAGTCCGTCGTTTCGATAACCCCCAGGCTTACAAACATTTTCTTAAGAGCTGTCATGTCATCGACGGAGACGGAAACGTTGGCTCCCTCAGGGAGGTACACGTGGTGTCTGGCCTCCCTGCAGCATCAAGCACGGAGAGGCTTGAAATTCTTGACGATGAACAACATGTTTTGAGCTTTAGTGTGGTCGGTGGCGTTCACAGGCTAAATAACTACCGGTCTGTTACCACGCTTCATGCTTCTCCAAACGGGAATGGGACAGTTGTCGTTGAATCATACGTCGTGGATGTACCAGCTGGTAATACTAAAGAGGACACATGTAGTTTTATTGAGACAATTGTACGGTGCAACCTACAATCTTTGGCTCAGATTGCTGAGAAAATGGCGAGGAATGTCCagatttcttcatcatcatga